In Callospermophilus lateralis isolate mCalLat2 chromosome 4, mCalLat2.hap1, whole genome shotgun sequence, one genomic interval encodes:
- the LOC143397087 gene encoding lysozyme C yields the protein MKAFLILGLLLLSVIVQGKVYERCELARTLKRLGMDGYRRISLANWVCLAKWESSYNTRATNYNPGDQSTDYGIFQINSHYWCNDGKTPRAVNACGISCNALLQDDISQAVTCAKRVVRDPQGIRAWVAWRNHCQNRDLTQYIQGCGV from the exons ATGAAGGCTTTCCTGATTCTGGGGCTTCTTCTCCTCTCTGTCATAGTCCAGGGCAAGGTCTATGAAAGGTGTGAGTTGGCCAGAACTCTAAAAAGACTTGGAATGGATGGCTACCGCAGAATCAGCCTGGCAAACT GGGTGTGTCTGGCCAAATGGGAGAGTAGTTACAACACCAGAGCTACAAACTACAACCCTGGAGACCAAAGTACTGACTATGGGAtattccagatcaatagccactaCTGGTGTAATGATGGCAAAACCCCAAGAGCAGTTAATGCCTGTGGTATATCCTGCAATG CTCTGTTGCAAGATGACATCTCTCAAGCTGTGACTTGTGCAAAGAGGGTTGTCCGTGACCCACAAGGCATTAGAGCATG GGTGGCATGGAGAAACCATTGTCAAAACCGCGACCTCACTCAGTACATTCAGGGGTGTGGAGTGTAA